Proteins from one Actinomycetota bacterium genomic window:
- a CDS encoding iron-sulfur cluster assembly accessory protein has translation MQSLESESTRRAVTLTDAAIAKVHELVRAEDDPSLLLRIGVRPGGCSGSSYELYFDTQVSPGDIVENFREGVRVVIDPESLEHVRGSTLDYGSDPMYTGFAIDNPNVAGACGCSSSTD, from the coding sequence ATGCAGTCTCTCGAGAGCGAGTCCACGAGGCGGGCAGTGACCTTGACGGATGCGGCGATTGCGAAGGTGCACGAGCTCGTGCGGGCCGAGGACGATCCTTCCCTCCTGTTGCGTATCGGAGTTCGTCCAGGCGGCTGTTCCGGTTCCTCGTACGAGTTGTACTTCGACACGCAGGTTTCACCAGGAGACATCGTTGAGAACTTTCGCGAGGGTGTGAGGGTCGTGATAGATCCCGAATCGCTCGAGCACGTTCGCGGCTCAACCCTCGACTACGGCAGCGACCCGATGTACACGGGATTCGCGATCGACAACCCAAATGTGGCCGGCGCCTGCGGCTGCAGCAGCAGTACCGACTGA
- a CDS encoding Mrp/NBP35 family ATP-binding protein has translation MSADGNIDVVDTRIYDVPVTEDRILTALRGVLDPELGGNIVDLGMVRSVDTAPDGSVTIGVALTVATCPLRDRIEQDVIRKVSALEGVTDVKVETRTMDAEQRAQLMAVARQRARDNAQPTHVSPLTRVVAVGSGKGGVGKSSISVNLSFALADLGHRVGLLDADIWGFSIPRLVGTQTRLSAGEDRLIVPVDVSGIQVVSTGLIVEAEDTALMWRGLMLSKALEQFLNQVAWSDDLDYLIIDLPPGTGDVQMALSRMLPQAELVVVTTPQIAAQKVAARAANMARRSFLPLLGVIENMAGFTCEHGTTYDLFGQGGGQSLADDLGVPLIGQIPLDPLVVADGDAGSPTVRAHPGSPTAEAFRDAAMRLAEALPPAGDETCTGRIARILEELQDPTD, from the coding sequence ATGTCGGCAGATGGCAACATCGATGTAGTGGACACTCGTATCTACGATGTCCCCGTGACCGAGGACCGTATTCTGACCGCGCTGCGTGGCGTGCTCGACCCAGAGCTCGGCGGTAACATCGTCGACCTGGGGATGGTGCGGTCCGTCGATACCGCACCCGACGGGTCCGTCACCATCGGTGTTGCCCTGACCGTCGCCACATGCCCGTTACGCGATCGAATCGAACAGGACGTGATCAGGAAGGTCTCCGCGCTCGAAGGGGTGACGGACGTCAAGGTGGAGACCCGCACGATGGACGCCGAGCAGCGTGCCCAACTCATGGCCGTTGCCCGGCAGCGAGCCCGCGACAATGCTCAGCCAACACACGTGAGCCCGCTGACCAGAGTGGTGGCGGTCGGCAGCGGCAAAGGGGGCGTCGGGAAGTCCTCGATCAGCGTCAATCTGAGTTTCGCTCTCGCCGATCTCGGCCACCGTGTCGGCCTTCTCGATGCCGACATCTGGGGATTCTCGATTCCGAGACTCGTCGGAACGCAAACTCGGCTTTCGGCGGGAGAAGACCGCCTCATCGTTCCGGTGGACGTCTCGGGCATTCAGGTGGTCTCCACCGGACTGATCGTCGAGGCCGAAGACACGGCCCTCATGTGGAGAGGGCTCATGCTCTCGAAGGCGCTCGAGCAGTTCCTCAACCAGGTCGCCTGGTCGGACGACCTCGACTACCTCATCATCGACCTTCCACCGGGCACGGGGGACGTGCAGATGGCACTCTCGCGCATGCTCCCCCAGGCGGAGCTCGTCGTCGTCACAACCCCACAGATCGCCGCCCAGAAGGTTGCAGCGCGCGCAGCCAACATGGCCCGGCGGTCGTTCCTCCCGCTGCTCGGCGTGATCGAGAACATGGCAGGCTTCACCTGCGAACACGGAACCACCTATGACCTGTTCGGCCAAGGTGGCGGCCAGAGCCTGGCAGATGACCTCGGTGTGCCACTCATCGGGCAGATACCCCTCGACCCGCTGGTCGTCGCCGATGGCGATGCCGGTTCACCGACCGTTCGCGCCCACCCCGGGTCGCCCACGGCGGAAGCGTTTCGCGATGCCGCAATGCGGCTCGCCGAGGCCTTGCCACCGGCCGGGGATGAAACCTGCACCGGTCGAATCGCCCGCATTCTCGAGGAACTCCAAGACCCCACAGACTGA
- a CDS encoding M23 family metallopeptidase — MRHRLRIAAAVILVVALAAPALAEVNQEDLDRAARQLDQLRREADVLAVQYGDAWAKSSELEDQVASLEQMVASSRVEVNLATRKVQDRAVQMYMNARGSDMFALMVLDGGVSPEYGYLEEAASADQRLVNDLGILKGVYERRLSDLEVARQDQVAITQDMQALAADLSEKIADAQRTYEALKARRAEEEARRAAEEAARQAEAARRAAEEAARRAATTTTVTTTTTTTGATTTTTTSGVTTTTTTTTTVPPSGVTQACPIDGFTAFSDTWGAARSGGRTHKGVDMMAERWTPIVAIESGSIYQLKEGGLGGITIWLHSDSGDSYYYAHLQAWADGLRVGQIVATGELIGYVGSSGNAPDWLPHLHFEFHPDHGDAVDPYPLVKGLCG; from the coding sequence ATGAGGCACCGACTCCGAATTGCAGCGGCTGTGATCCTCGTCGTGGCGCTCGCGGCACCGGCGCTCGCCGAAGTCAACCAGGAAGATCTCGATAGAGCCGCTCGCCAACTCGACCAATTGAGGCGAGAGGCCGATGTGCTCGCCGTCCAGTACGGGGACGCATGGGCAAAGTCCTCGGAGTTGGAGGATCAGGTCGCATCCTTGGAGCAGATGGTGGCGAGTTCACGAGTCGAAGTGAACCTCGCGACACGCAAGGTCCAGGATCGGGCAGTGCAGATGTACATGAATGCACGCGGATCGGACATGTTCGCGCTGATGGTGTTGGACGGCGGTGTGAGTCCCGAATACGGATACCTCGAGGAGGCTGCATCGGCAGATCAGCGTCTCGTCAATGATCTGGGCATCCTCAAGGGCGTGTACGAACGCCGGCTCTCCGATCTCGAGGTCGCTCGTCAAGACCAGGTCGCGATCACCCAGGACATGCAGGCGCTCGCTGCCGATCTCTCCGAGAAGATCGCCGATGCCCAGAGGACATACGAGGCATTGAAGGCCCGGCGCGCCGAAGAGGAAGCCCGGCGAGCGGCCGAGGAGGCCGCCCGGCAGGCTGAAGCGGCGAGGAGGGCCGCCGAGGAGGCTGCCCGCCGAGCTGCCACGACGACGACAGTTACCACAACGACCACGACGACCGGCGCCACGACGACGACCACGACATCCGGCGTTACGACGACGACCACGACGACCACCACAGTCCCGCCATCCGGTGTCACTCAGGCGTGTCCGATCGACGGTTTCACGGCGTTCAGCGATACGTGGGGTGCCGCCCGCTCGGGAGGCCGGACTCATAAGGGAGTGGACATGATGGCCGAACGATGGACACCCATCGTGGCGATCGAGTCCGGTTCGATCTATCAACTCAAGGAGGGAGGTCTTGGGGGAATCACGATCTGGCTGCACTCGGACTCGGGCGACTCCTATTACTACGCCCACCTTCAGGCCTGGGCGGATGGACTCCGCGTCGGGCAGATCGTCGCGACGGGCGAGCTCATCGGCTATGTCGGTTCCTCCGGAAACGCTCCCGACTGGTTGCCGCACCTCCACTTCGAGTTTCATCCTGATCACGGCGACGCAGTCGACCCGTACCCGTTGGTGAAGGGCCTGTGCGGATAA
- a CDS encoding MBL fold metallo-hydrolase, producing MNVRRVLAPNPGPYTGEGTNTYVVGSGADVLVIDPGPIDGQHRSAILEALGDRTPVMVLVTHTHSDHAPLANSLARHLDVPAAGFGPGPGFKPDRTLSDNDVVPFGSTELRVVATPGHSGDHLCYLVGEELFTGDHIMGGSSVFVEDVGAYMTSLRRLQELSLRTLYPGHGPPMHDPQVVIADYLSHRLEREGQILAAVQSGATSVAAIVEDIYAQVDPQLHALAAVAVRAHLAKLDEDRRVRFDAEADAVRPR from the coding sequence ATGAACGTCCGGCGTGTTCTCGCTCCGAATCCCGGCCCCTACACGGGCGAAGGCACCAACACCTACGTGGTCGGCTCTGGGGCCGATGTGCTCGTGATCGATCCCGGCCCTATCGATGGGCAGCATCGTTCGGCGATCCTCGAGGCGCTCGGAGACCGTACACCGGTGATGGTGTTGGTTACCCACACGCACTCCGACCACGCGCCGCTCGCCAACTCGCTTGCGAGGCACTTGGACGTACCGGCCGCGGGCTTCGGACCAGGTCCCGGATTCAAGCCGGACCGTACACTGTCCGATAACGACGTCGTTCCGTTCGGGAGTACCGAGTTGCGTGTCGTGGCCACACCCGGACACAGCGGGGACCATCTGTGTTACCTGGTCGGTGAGGAGCTCTTCACCGGGGATCACATCATGGGCGGATCTTCGGTGTTCGTCGAAGACGTAGGCGCCTACATGACATCGCTACGTAGGTTGCAGGAACTGTCACTGCGCACGTTGTATCCGGGACACGGCCCACCGATGCATGACCCCCAGGTGGTCATTGCAGACTATCTGTCGCATCGTCTGGAGCGAGAGGGCCAGATCCTCGCGGCGGTGCAATCGGGAGCAACATCTGTCGCGGCCATTGTGGAAGACATCTACGCGCAGGTCGACCCGCAGCTCCACGCTCTTGCGGCGGTTGCGGTGCGGGCTCATCTTGCCAAACTCGACGAGGATCGGAGGGTGCGGTTCGATGCCGAGGCGGATGCGGTGAGACCACGATGA